DNA from Larimichthys crocea isolate SSNF chromosome XIII, L_crocea_2.0, whole genome shotgun sequence:
CCAGGATGTTTTGCAGTTTGTAAATCAAAGTGTTCTCGATTACTAATTAAAGACTACAGACCCCAGAACGTCTGTGGAAACTCTGGAGTACGTaggcttttcaaaataaaagctcctcTTTATAGATTGTTGCGCAGAGTGAAACAAAAGCGTCAGAGTTCAAAGTGACATCATAGAATTTATTGAGCTGCTTCTGTACAGAGAGAGCAGATGCTCTACATTAACATAGAATGAGTAAAGGTGGAGAAGGGTGgagaggaatgtgtgtgttcagatctTTCCGGGGAAATTTCCCGTCTCCAGCTGGTCGTCCCATTTCTGAACCTGCAGGAGACACGGAGAGAAGGACGAGGAGATCAAGTTTAAAGTGAAGAAGTGAAGTGAGATGCTCAAATGTCATCTTCGGTGAcacaagaagacaaaagaagTTATTCTGCGTGTTGATTCTTTCATTGACGTCTGCTATGAGTGTGTATTTGGTGCATCTTACCCAGCTGATGGGGCACAGGCTCTTGTAGACCCTCTGGTACCACTGGCATGGAGCCGTGTCCTGGTCTTTAGCAGACAGAGCTTTGTTACATCTGTGGAAATCTgcacagaggagacagaaagacaaagacgtcagagcaggaaaataaagagccagcagagagagagagagagagagagagagagagagagagcgggagcCATTCATCAGAGGAGTGATTGTCCGTGACCATGAAAAGTGGATGACCCAAGCCGGAGATGACAGCCCGACAGGAAGCTGTTCTTTTATCATTTGCAGTTTTGGCTCctcaaaattatttttacaaCTTTAGATCATGAGATTCTACATGCACAGATTGACGCAGCTTGGACTgagcaccaaaataaaagttctgGACAGAAACGGACGTGGCCTTTGTCACGTCTAAAGCCTGTGTGTCATCAGTCTGTACCGGCCTTGTCAGTTTCATTTGCATAACTCATATCTCCTGTCTTCATAGAGAAAATCACACACGCTGCATTAGTCTTCAGTTTTAACCCCGTCCTTACTGTCTGTATCAAATGTAGTTTAACAAACGTGCTGTTTGAaactacttttactttgaaaatccGTGTGGCCGATTGTCATGATTGAAATGAGGCAGGAAAATACCAGATCTCCAAAACGGAAccgtaaaaaacaaacatttaacgtGCAGGACGACAGAGGCAGACATGTAattattagtgctgtcaaaattaacgcgttaattttgtcgattaattttaaagaattaacgcgttaaaaaaaattaacgcaattaacgcggttttgtttacttccggtggcggccgccattttggatgtggcaaagtagagctttgtttcccagatatattagtgtgtgtgtgaatgggtgtataagaggcattaacttaaagccctcacggagactgcgccctgggcggtcgcccacattgcccacagctaaaaccggccctgcttgttttagtttacgggcagatctgccacatccaatatggcggacacgttaacgtatcgcagcaacggaccaacctgctcagtgaggcgtctatgtatatgtctatgatctatcctaactaaaggagagtctgtatatatgtctatgatctatcctaactaaaggagcgtctatgtatatgtctatgatctatcctaactaaaggaga
Protein-coding regions in this window:
- the LOC104935765 gene encoding cytochrome c oxidase subunit 6B1, which codes for MSDQIEEKLKNYRTAPFDARFPNTNQTRNCFQNYLDFHRCNKALSAKDQDTAPCQWYQRVYKSLCPISWVQKWDDQLETGNFPGKI